Proteins encoded by one window of Synergistes jonesii:
- a CDS encoding sigma-70 family RNA polymerase sigma factor, with protein MRNETEKVTERRDESQLWKDCAAGSEEAREKLILANRPMVYWLAKKLKVPYDTYQDLIQEGMLALISAVDSFDPERSVRFSTFAYYKIRGRMINFLQRVEAKAPTPVDDSELADGSYENSMLYGEASRSEWSIDLENALSQLSERETEIINALIMEGRIAREVADEKNIDISHVYRIRRKALAKLKSWLGIYSGGATDEA; from the coding sequence ATGCGCAATGAGACGGAAAAAGTTACGGAACGCCGGGATGAATCGCAGCTGTGGAAGGACTGCGCGGCCGGGAGCGAGGAAGCGAGGGAAAAGCTCATTCTCGCGAATCGCCCCATGGTCTACTGGCTGGCGAAAAAATTAAAGGTTCCCTACGACACATATCAGGATTTGATTCAGGAGGGGATGCTCGCCCTTATAAGCGCCGTCGATTCTTTCGACCCGGAGCGCAGCGTCCGTTTCTCTACGTTTGCCTACTACAAGATTCGCGGAAGGATGATCAACTTCCTGCAGCGCGTCGAGGCTAAGGCTCCGACGCCGGTGGACGACTCCGAGCTTGCCGACGGCAGCTACGAAAATTCGATGCTCTACGGCGAGGCGAGCCGCAGCGAATGGTCGATAGATCTGGAAAACGCGCTTTCGCAGCTCTCCGAGCGCGAGACGGAGATCATAAACGCGCTGATAATGGAAGGGCGCATCGCACGCGAGGTCGCCGACGAAAAGAATATCGACATCAGCCACGTTTACAGGATAAGAAGAAAGGCCCTCGCAAAGCTGAAATCATGGCTGGGGATTTACTCCGGCGGTGCCACAGATGAGGCGTAA
- a CDS encoding BamA/OMP85 family outer membrane protein, which translates to MLGKTKILALILALTFSASCCMAAEESAASHDESAQQSSAAKPEQPEPPEMEKLTGPVIESVELKGNEEVAAEHIMSVVTSKVGEHVDEEKLRKDADAIFELGFFSSADYKVTDEGDGVKVTFVVQENPKVGEIKFIGNTVYDEDKLKSAIFTQPGMIFNRTFFRNDLQRIKEKYQSDGYVMANVKDVKIDGDVITVEIIEPKVSDIIIQGNRITKKHIIERYLKIKPGELFNANKLRLTLNRLQGIGYFNDVNVNFEPGENQDEVIVVLTVEEARTGKLGFNVSYGTQSGFGGGMSYENYNISGRGLKLSVGFELGDREEYWLSLEQPYMSGKVMAWKFGGYKRAWDDIYYYQNDKQYLEYDRDKYGAFLGFGKKFRDESKYNWYVLLDWHNTKNDNMRERDGFVEDYPDESARAEELRRIREEELAEGDYYSATLSFRRFNIDEYAPYTRGDVESLSFQFGKATVNEEDYSYMKYWLETKFYFPVGNFLKGLFETNLLDGYGDKPVTLAARVIAGSSTGDVPYDEMYTVGGDTTLRGYDDDYYRGRNMVLGNFELRIPMQKMFSFVVFYDIGRAWDSGKIRNGEDVIYGDDGWGSAPGIGIRLNTPLGNLRLDYADGDEGRFHFGFGELF; encoded by the coding sequence GTGCTGGGAAAAACAAAGATTCTTGCCCTTATCCTCGCGCTTACATTTTCGGCGTCGTGCTGCATGGCTGCGGAGGAGAGCGCGGCGTCGCATGATGAAAGCGCGCAGCAGAGCTCCGCGGCGAAGCCCGAACAGCCGGAGCCTCCGGAAATGGAAAAGCTGACGGGGCCCGTCATAGAGAGCGTCGAACTTAAGGGCAACGAGGAAGTGGCGGCCGAGCATATCATGAGCGTCGTCACCTCTAAGGTGGGCGAGCATGTCGACGAAGAAAAGCTCCGCAAGGATGCGGACGCGATATTCGAACTCGGATTTTTCAGCTCGGCGGATTACAAAGTGACCGATGAAGGCGACGGCGTCAAGGTCACGTTCGTAGTTCAGGAAAACCCGAAGGTCGGAGAGATCAAATTCATCGGCAACACCGTATACGACGAGGACAAGCTGAAAAGCGCCATATTCACGCAGCCCGGAATGATATTCAACAGGACGTTTTTCCGCAACGACCTTCAAAGGATAAAGGAAAAATATCAGTCGGACGGCTATGTTATGGCGAACGTCAAGGACGTTAAGATCGACGGAGACGTTATAACCGTCGAGATCATAGAGCCGAAGGTTTCCGACATAATCATACAGGGCAACAGGATCACGAAGAAACACATCATCGAACGCTATCTGAAAATAAAACCCGGAGAACTTTTCAACGCCAATAAGCTGCGCCTTACGCTGAACCGCCTGCAGGGCATCGGCTATTTCAACGACGTCAACGTCAACTTCGAGCCTGGAGAGAATCAGGACGAGGTCATAGTCGTTCTCACCGTCGAAGAGGCGCGCACCGGCAAGCTTGGCTTCAACGTTTCCTACGGCACGCAGAGCGGCTTCGGCGGCGGCATGAGCTATGAGAACTACAATATATCCGGGCGCGGGCTGAAGCTTAGCGTCGGCTTCGAGCTCGGCGACCGCGAGGAGTACTGGCTCTCGCTCGAACAGCCCTACATGAGCGGAAAGGTGATGGCCTGGAAGTTCGGCGGCTATAAGCGCGCCTGGGACGACATATATTATTACCAGAACGATAAGCAGTACCTGGAATACGACCGCGACAAGTACGGAGCTTTCCTCGGCTTCGGCAAAAAGTTCAGGGACGAATCGAAGTATAACTGGTACGTGCTGCTCGACTGGCATAACACGAAGAACGACAATATGAGGGAAAGGGACGGCTTCGTCGAGGACTATCCGGATGAAAGCGCCCGCGCCGAGGAGCTGCGGAGGATCCGCGAAGAAGAGCTCGCCGAAGGCGATTACTATTCGGCGACGCTTTCCTTCCGCCGCTTCAACATCGACGAATACGCGCCCTATACGCGCGGCGACGTCGAGAGCCTTAGCTTCCAGTTCGGCAAGGCTACCGTCAACGAGGAAGACTACAGCTATATGAAATACTGGCTGGAAACGAAGTTCTACTTCCCGGTCGGCAACTTCCTCAAAGGCCTATTCGAAACGAATCTGCTCGACGGCTACGGCGATAAGCCGGTTACCCTCGCCGCCCGTGTGATCGCCGGCTCTTCGACCGGCGACGTGCCTTACGATGAAATGTACACGGTCGGCGGAGACACGACGCTGCGCGGCTATGACGACGACTATTACCGCGGCCGCAACATGGTGCTCGGCAACTTCGAACTCCGCATACCGATGCAGAAGATGTTCTCGTTCGTCGTATTCTACGATATAGGACGCGCCTGGGATTCCGGCAAGATCCGCAACGGTGAGGACGTAATCTACGGCGACGACGGCTGGGGTTCCGCGCCGGGAATTGGCATCCGCTTGAATACGCCTCTGGGAAATCTGCGCCTCGACTATGCGGACGGAGACGAAGGCAGGTTCCATTTTGGCTTCGGAGAGCTCTTCTAA